The genomic window AAATACTGTTCAATCCGGATGAGGAAATTGGCTCACCAAGCTCAGCCCCGCTGATTAGCGAAGCCGCCTCGCGCTGCGATCTGGGGCTGATCTACGAGCCCTGCTTGCCGGATGGCAACCTGGCGGGCGAGCGCAAGGGCAGCGGCAATTTCAGCGTCACGGTACAGGGCCTGGCCGCCCACGCCGGGCGTGAGCATCACCTGGGACGCAACGCCGTGCGGGCACTGTGCGACTTTGTCAGTGCGCTGGACGACCTCAACGGCCAGCGTAAAGGCATCACGCTGAACCCGGGATTCATCCATGGTGGTGGCGCCGTCAATGTAGTGCCGGATCAGGCCATGGCAAGGTTCAATATCCGTATCGGCCAGGCCGACGACGAAGCCTGGTGCCTCGAACAGCTGGATCGCCTCAGTGCCAGCATCAACAGCCGCGACGGCATCAGCCTGCAATTGCACGGCGCCTTCGGTCGCAAACCCAAGCAACTGTCCGCCACCAACCTCGCACTGTTCGAGCTGGCCCGCGATTGCGGTGAACAGCTGGGCATGACACTGGAGTGGAAGCCCACCGGAGGCTGCTGCGATGGAAACAATCTTGCCGCCGCCGGTGTCCCCAATATCGATACTTTGGGGGTCCAGGGCGGCAAGATTCACAGCAGCGACGAGTTCATGTACGCCAGCAGCTTCACTGCACGCGCCAAACTCAGCACCCTGATACTGCTGCAACTGGCCGATGGCGCGCTCGACAGCACGCTCGGCAAATACCGGAAGCCGCGCTGATGCAGGGTACTCAACAGAAGGAGGGCTCCATGACCGCTTGCGAAGCCAACTTTGATGGCCTGGTCGGGCCGACCCACAACTACAGCGGCCTGTCTTTCGGCAACATCGCCTCGGACCAGCACAGGGCCCAGGCATCCAACCCCAGACTCGCGGCCAGGCAGGGGTTGGTCAAGATGAAGACCCTGCACGACCTGGGGCTGGTGCAAGGCGTACTGGCACCCCAGGAGCGGCCCGATATTCATACCCTGCGCAGGCTCGGCTTTGGCGGTACTGATGCCCAGGTGCTGTCGCAGGCCGCCCAACACTCACCCCGCATTCTGGCGGCCTGCTGCTCGGCCTCCAGCATGTGGACAGCCAACGCCGCCACTGTGTCCCCCAGTGCTGATACTCAGGATGGCCGGGTGCACTTCACCCCGGCCAATCTCACCAACAAGTTTCACCGCTCCATCGAGCACGAAACCACCGGGCGCATTCTGGCCGCCACTTTTGCCGATGAGCGCCACTTCAAGCACCACAGCGCGCTGCCCGGCGCCGAGCATTTTGGTGATGAGGGCGCCGCCAACCATAGTCGCTTCTGTCACGACTATGGCCAGCGCGGTATCGAGTTCTTCGTGTTCGGGCGCCATGCCTTCGACAGCAGCCAACCTGAGCCACAGAAGTTTCCAGCCCGCCAGACCTTCGAAGCTTCCCAGGCGATAGTGCGCAAGCACCAGCTCAGCCCGCCCTATGTCATCTATGCCCAGCAAAACCCGGAGGTGATCGACCAGGGCGTGTTTCACAACGATGTGATCGCCGTCGGTAACCGCAACCTGCTGTTCTGCCACGAGCAGGCCTTTATGGATCAGGCCGACGTCAAGCAGCAGCTGACCCAGGCCATGCAGGGGAATTTTCGCATCATAGAGGTGCCCAGCCACGCGGTTTCGGTGCAGCAGGCGGTGCAGTCCTACCTCTTCAACAGCCAGTTGCTGTCGCTGCCCGACGGTCGCACCCTGCTGGTGATACCCCAGGAGAGCCAGAAGATGGCGCCGGTCTGGCAGTACCTGCAGGCGCTTGTGGCTGACACCGACAGCGGTATCGACGAGCTGAAGATATTCGATCTGAAACAGAGCATGAGCAATGGTGGCGGGCCCGCCTGCCTGCGCCTGCGGGTGGTGCTGAACGAGGCCGAACGGGCGGCGGTCAACCCCGGCACACTGATGAACGAAATGCTGTTCACTATGCTCAACAGCTGGGTCGATGCGCATTACCGCGACCGGCTGGACGAAAAGGATCTGGCCGACCCGCAGCTACTGCTGGAATCGCGCACCGCACTGGATGAGCTGACCCGCATTCTGCAACTGGGCAACGTCTACCCATTCCAGCGCTAGTACTACACGGCCGTCTAACCCATGCCCCAGTGACGGCGGTGGGTATTTATCAAGCGTGGGTCGGCGGAATTGAGGCTTCGAAAATCCGCCTGCTGCTGCAAAAACGCAGATACCGTCAGACGCTGAAAACCCAGCTCGTCCAGCAGCGGCAGCGCCTCGTGCAGATAATCCAGGGTCACATCATGGGGGTGGCCGATCAGCAGTGCGGAGCCATAGTGTCGGGCAATTTTGAGGCCGCGGCGGAACTCGCGGTGCACGAACTCCGGCGTTTGCTCATGATCCAGAAAGACATCACGCATCAGTGAAGGCACCCCCTGTTCCTGCGCCACCTGCCAGGCCAGGGTACTGGCGGTGGTGCGGCTGTCGACAAACCAGAGACCGCGTTCGCGCAGTACCTCCATCACCCACTCCATGGGCGCACGGCTGGATGTCAGCAGGCTGCCCATATGATTGTTCACGCCGGCGGCGTGGGGAATCGCATCCAGGTCATCGCGCAGAATGCGCTGCAGTTCGGCCTTGTCGAGATCCGGCGTCAGAGCACCCGGGCCCAGGGCCAGCTGCTGACTGTTGGCCATGGGGGCATGCAGCATCACGCCCTTGCCCAGGGCGCGGGCTTCCTGCGCCAGGGTACGGCCGTGGTTAGAGTGGGGCAGGAAGGCACAATTGAGCGGGCCCGGCAGCGCCAGGGTGCGGCGACCGGAGGCGAGACTGTGTCCCACATCGTCGATCACCAGCAGCAGGCGCGGCTGTTCAACATTACCCAGGCCCGGCACCCGGGCCAGCGCCGGCAGAGCAGCCCCGCCCGCCAGGGCAGCAAGACTTGCCAGCAAGGCGCGTCGGCGCATCAGCCCTGCTTGAGCGG from Marinobacterium aestuarii includes these protein-coding regions:
- a CDS encoding hydrolase, whose amino-acid sequence is MKLNPAHSPWIDWLDSQHDNMLSRTLELAAINSGSLNHAGVNRVRETLQRYCSALGGTVEVLPVAPYRLITDQGEEQLFPLGDALRIRKRPEAPLQVFFCGHMDTVFAADHPFQSVRWLDDNTLNGPGVADLKGGLMVMLKAIEALERSPYSDRIGWEILFNPDEEIGSPSSAPLISEAASRCDLGLIYEPCLPDGNLAGERKGSGNFSVTVQGLAAHAGREHHLGRNAVRALCDFVSALDDLNGQRKGITLNPGFIHGGGAVNVVPDQAMARFNIRIGQADDEAWCLEQLDRLSASINSRDGISLQLHGAFGRKPKQLSATNLALFELARDCGEQLGMTLEWKPTGGCCDGNNLAAAGVPNIDTLGVQGGKIHSSDEFMYASSFTARAKLSTLILLQLADGALDSTLGKYRKPR
- the astB gene encoding N-succinylarginine dihydrolase, encoding MTACEANFDGLVGPTHNYSGLSFGNIASDQHRAQASNPRLAARQGLVKMKTLHDLGLVQGVLAPQERPDIHTLRRLGFGGTDAQVLSQAAQHSPRILAACCSASSMWTANAATVSPSADTQDGRVHFTPANLTNKFHRSIEHETTGRILAATFADERHFKHHSALPGAEHFGDEGAANHSRFCHDYGQRGIEFFVFGRHAFDSSQPEPQKFPARQTFEASQAIVRKHQLSPPYVIYAQQNPEVIDQGVFHNDVIAVGNRNLLFCHEQAFMDQADVKQQLTQAMQGNFRIIEVPSHAVSVQQAVQSYLFNSQLLSLPDGRTLLVIPQESQKMAPVWQYLQALVADTDSGIDELKIFDLKQSMSNGGGPACLRLRVVLNEAERAAVNPGTLMNEMLFTMLNSWVDAHYRDRLDEKDLADPQLLLESRTALDELTRILQLGNVYPFQR
- a CDS encoding divergent polysaccharide deacetylase family protein; its protein translation is MRRRALLASLAALAGGAALPALARVPGLGNVEQPRLLLVIDDVGHSLASGRRTLALPGPLNCAFLPHSNHGRTLAQEARALGKGVMLHAPMANSQQLALGPGALTPDLDKAELQRILRDDLDAIPHAAGVNNHMGSLLTSSRAPMEWVMEVLRERGLWFVDSRTTASTLAWQVAQEQGVPSLMRDVFLDHEQTPEFVHREFRRGLKIARHYGSALLIGHPHDVTLDYLHEALPLLDELGFQRLTVSAFLQQQADFRSLNSADPRLINTHRRHWGMG